From a region of the Zingiber officinale cultivar Zhangliang chromosome 10B, Zo_v1.1, whole genome shotgun sequence genome:
- the LOC122030097 gene encoding RNA-binding protein 42-like encodes MASAKSTALLLLFIVIYSCSQSLAKNGENKEMTSSKKLRNLGQRHPFVPSPPRGGLMHGLGEPPTPPVGFTPPTEQPPPAAVCPPPPPPSYS; translated from the exons ATGGCTTCAGCAAAGAGCACGGCGCTCCTTCTACTATTCATAGTGATCTACTCCTGCTCCCAGTCTCTCG CAAAAAATGGCGAGAACAAGGAGATGACGAGCAGCAAAAAGCTGCGAAACTTGGGCCAAAGACATCCATTCGTACCTTCGCCGCCAAGAGGTGGTTTAATGCACGGCTTAGGCGAACCGCCTACTCCGCCAGTTGGTTTCACGCCACCAACGGAGCAACCTCCGCCTGCTGCTGTATGTCCTCCACCTCCGCCACCTAGTTATAGTTAG